Proteins from a single region of Argopecten irradians isolate NY chromosome 7, Ai_NY, whole genome shotgun sequence:
- the LOC138328194 gene encoding glycine receptor subunit alpha-2-like, whose product MEMRSKLLLLWCLAQLCLIFEVSATETRNKRSNTKKTILVDQISQSQNYVYRPHYNIKDKPVVIECDLHVNSIDSVTEVEMEFTIEVILHLTWRDPRVYITFQNQSFDSIELDAKKMGNFWVPDIFFPNEKRAAFHNVMSANKMIRIHKDTIVHYTTRLSLTLSCPMNLRNYPFDQQTCAVKIESFGFTKSQMRLKWSNNSSPLLVKKGLELPQFQLIGSRYYDLETFSKIRGNYSSLRADFFLVRNINYYVIQMYIPSLLIVMLSWVSFWLNVNSVPGRVNLGVLSVLTISTQSSSVNRTLPRVSYTKAIDIWMAACLVFVVAALVEFAIANVLSRRGSGKGMMFIKKIIKLARDKNRNAEINKAAETNPEGSGIRHREKGKEKDTIVGVDGSVQVSNCQHLTIEDDDAVKQRSPERSGVMYAFYLDVASRIMFPLSFGIFNMVYWIYYLNVMNDFAK is encoded by the exons AAAAACGATATTAGTGGACCAGATATCTCAATCCCAGAATTACGTTTACAGACCTCACTACAACATAAAAG ACAAACCAGTTGTGATTGAGTGTGACCTCCACGTCAACAGCATTGACTCCGTTACTGAGGTGGAAATG GAATTCACGATCGAGGTTATATTACACTTGACATGGAGAGATCCACGTGTATATATAACTTTCCAAAACCAAAGCTTTGACTCCATAGAATTAGATGCGAAGAAAATGGGTAATTTTTGGGTGCCTGATATTTTCTTCCCTAACGAAAAGCGGGCGGCATTCCACAATGTAATGTCAGCAAATAAGATGATTAGGATCCATAAAGACACCATCGTCCACTACACCACTAg GCTGTCATTGACGTTGAGTTGCCCCATGAATCTCCGAAATTACCCGTTTGACCAGCAGACGTGTGCCGTTAAAATTGAAAGTT TTGGATTTACGAAGAGCCAGATGCGATTGAAATGGTCAAATAATTCTAGCCCACTACTGGTGAAGAAAGGTCTTGAACTACCCCAGTTTCAGCTTATCGGCAGCCGGTACTACGATTTAGAGACTTTCAGTAAGATCAGag GAAACTACAGTTCTTTGAGAGCCGACTTCTTCTTGGTGAGGAACATCAACTATTACGTCATCCAGATGTATATCCCAAGCCTTCTTATCGTCATGTTATCATGGGTCTCCTTCTGGCTGAACGTCAACTCCGTGCCTGGTCGGGTAAACCTAGGGGTCCTCTCAGTACTGACAATCTCAACCCAGAGTTCCAGTGTTAACCGCACCCTCCCACGTGTGTCCTACACCAAAGCTATTGATATCTGGATGGCTGCCTGTCTCGTGTTCGTTGTGGCTGCACTGGTTGAGTTCGCCATCGCAAATGTTCTTAGTCGGAGGGGGTCAGGAAAGGGGATGATGTTTATTAAAAAGATTATCAAATTGGCACGGGACAAGAACCGGAATGCTGAGATTAATAAAGCGGCGGAGACAAATCCGGAAGGATCAGGGATTCGACATCGGGAAAAAGGCAAAGAAAAAGAT ACGATCGTTGGTGTTGACGGTTCCGTCCAAGTGTCCAACTGTCAACATTTGACTATTGAGGATGATGACGCCGTTAAGCAGAGGTCTCCCGAAAGGAGCGGGGTCATGTACGCGTTTTACTTGGACGTCGCTTCCCGTATAATGTTTCCATTGTCATTCGGAATCTTCAACATGGTGTACTGGATCTACTATCTCAACGTCATGAACGACTTCGCCAAGtaa
- the LOC138328193 gene encoding uncharacterized protein isoform X2: MMTSHPSSHVGTGPVTATNNTGTRAERQPAPRERRQAQDNSTNHGVQTSPGKAQDFNAISDLRKLLHVAAELKQIDLPLALDDYRGLLKQSRQDERVHNEETILETRREQMERLSLGKSTNEQEKYKALLQEYEKMQKENREFESKLQEMDKLYQQFIDRDKKRQNDMKKMEDELEKVKKERDTAVEEKKLTMTRLSKEMGMKLSDNNPAIADLSDPNRPAKLGEKYSELYDNDWTDALEKLIDLGGGEEASIRVLLNALRTCYRVCVELSDKQMVSLQNMLLNPVLPETSRTAWTDVGSPNMSKAALKQLKECRKEIIGDAVMERISEHAITQCGGQAYHIPGFIKKCTELCWLMCLQDPPVVLDADATVGETFNPDMFKPYTNTGTIVSFNVWPPLLLHQNGALLVKGIVQPIREVRRRKPPQKDTPASTSASGFSKTTYTPSSTQWSSSSVYDLFTTTQGAGSSVVPQATAAWTSPAATNQTYMTSASFHPTQSTTATQSYHQVTTTQANQAFGTQQQQQQQQQLATPRNVPPYRVVWHDGRQLAESNGKYYLLNVFQKHYGIDESSC, translated from the exons ATGATGACGAGTCATCCGTCAAGTCATGTTGGTACTGGACCTGTGACTGCTACCAACAATACAGGCACCCGTGCGGAACGGCAACCGGCGCCGCGTGAACG GCGACAAGCCCAGGATAACTCCACGAACCATGGCGTGCAAACATCACCGGGGAAAGCACAAGATTTCAATGCAATCAGTGATCTCCGAAAACTACTTCATGTAGCAGCGGAGCTGAAACAGATTGACCTGCCGTTGGCGCTGGATGATTATAGAGGTCTCCTAAAACAGTCGAGACAAGATGAGCGTGTCCACAATGAG GAGACGATTCTGGAAACAAGGAGAGAGCAGATGGAGAGACTTAGTTTGGGAAAAAGTACAAATGAACAGGAAAAGTACAAAGCTTTGTTGCaggaatatgaaaaaatgcaGAAGGAAAATAGAGAATTTGAAAGCAAACTCCAAGAAATGGACAAACTTTATCAACAATTTATTGATAGAGACAAAAAACGACAAAATGACATGAAGAAAATGGAAGATGAATTAGAGAAggtaaagaaagaaagagacACAGCTGTGGAAGAAAAGAAACTGACAATGACAAG ACTGAGTAAGGAAATGGGAATGAAATTAAGTGACAATAATCCGGCCATCGCTGACCTTAGTGACCCCAACAGACCTGCAAAACTCGGAGAAAAATACAGCGAACTGTATGATAATGACTGGACAGACGCTTTGGAGAAATTGATTGATCTTGGTGGCGGTGAGGAGGCTTCAATCAGAGTGCTACTAAATGCTCTCAGG ACATGCTACAGGGTGTGTGTGGAACTCTCCGATAAGCAGATGGTGTCCCTGCAGAACATGTTACTTAATCCAGTCTTACCG GAAACATCTAGAACAGCATGGACAGATGTCGGCAGTCCTAATATGTCCAAAGCTGCGCTAAAACAGCTGAAAGAGTGTAGGAAGGAAATAATAGGGGACGCCGTGATGGAACGTATCTCG GAACACGCAATAACACAGTGTGGAGGTCAGGCATACCACATCCCCGGTTTTATCAAGAAGTGCACTGAACTTTGCTGGTTGATGTGTCTGCAAGACCCTCCTGTTGTGCTTGATGCCGACGCGACAGTTGGCGAAACTTTCAACCCTGACATGTTCAAACCGTACACCAATACGGGAACAATCGTGTCATTCAATGTGTGGCCGCCATTACTACTCCACCAGAACGGGGCACTCCTTGTGAAGGGCATTGTGCAGCCAATTAGAGAGGTGCGACGGAGAAAGCCACCCCAAAAGGACACACCAGCTTCCACATCGGCATCGGGTTTCAGTAAGACGACCTATACGCCATCTAGCACTCAGTGGTCTTCTTCATCCGTATATGATCTTTTCACAACGACACAAGGAGCAGGATCATCGGTGGTACCACAGGCAACAGCGGCATGGACCAGTCCTGCGGCCACCAATCAGACTTATATGACTTCTGCATCATTTCACCCCACCCAGTCCACCACAGCTACCCAGAGCTATCACCAGGTAACAACAACGCAAGCAAATCAAGCATTTggtacacaacaacaacaacaacaacaacaacaattagCAACTCCACGTAATGTACCGCCGTACAGAGTTGTCTGGCATGACGGTAGACAATTGGCAGAAAGTAACGGCAAATATTACCTTTTAAATGTATTCCAGAAACATTATGGAATCGATGAGAGTTCTTGCTGA
- the LOC138328193 gene encoding uncharacterized protein isoform X1, whose product MMTSHPSSHVGTGPVTATNNTGTRAERQPAPRERRRQAQDNSTNHGVQTSPGKAQDFNAISDLRKLLHVAAELKQIDLPLALDDYRGLLKQSRQDERVHNEETILETRREQMERLSLGKSTNEQEKYKALLQEYEKMQKENREFESKLQEMDKLYQQFIDRDKKRQNDMKKMEDELEKVKKERDTAVEEKKLTMTRLSKEMGMKLSDNNPAIADLSDPNRPAKLGEKYSELYDNDWTDALEKLIDLGGGEEASIRVLLNALRTCYRVCVELSDKQMVSLQNMLLNPVLPETSRTAWTDVGSPNMSKAALKQLKECRKEIIGDAVMERISEHAITQCGGQAYHIPGFIKKCTELCWLMCLQDPPVVLDADATVGETFNPDMFKPYTNTGTIVSFNVWPPLLLHQNGALLVKGIVQPIREVRRRKPPQKDTPASTSASGFSKTTYTPSSTQWSSSSVYDLFTTTQGAGSSVVPQATAAWTSPAATNQTYMTSASFHPTQSTTATQSYHQVTTTQANQAFGTQQQQQQQQQLATPRNVPPYRVVWHDGRQLAESNGKYYLLNVFQKHYGIDESSC is encoded by the exons ATGATGACGAGTCATCCGTCAAGTCATGTTGGTACTGGACCTGTGACTGCTACCAACAATACAGGCACCCGTGCGGAACGGCAACCGGCGCCGCGTGAACG CAGGCGACAAGCCCAGGATAACTCCACGAACCATGGCGTGCAAACATCACCGGGGAAAGCACAAGATTTCAATGCAATCAGTGATCTCCGAAAACTACTTCATGTAGCAGCGGAGCTGAAACAGATTGACCTGCCGTTGGCGCTGGATGATTATAGAGGTCTCCTAAAACAGTCGAGACAAGATGAGCGTGTCCACAATGAG GAGACGATTCTGGAAACAAGGAGAGAGCAGATGGAGAGACTTAGTTTGGGAAAAAGTACAAATGAACAGGAAAAGTACAAAGCTTTGTTGCaggaatatgaaaaaatgcaGAAGGAAAATAGAGAATTTGAAAGCAAACTCCAAGAAATGGACAAACTTTATCAACAATTTATTGATAGAGACAAAAAACGACAAAATGACATGAAGAAAATGGAAGATGAATTAGAGAAggtaaagaaagaaagagacACAGCTGTGGAAGAAAAGAAACTGACAATGACAAG ACTGAGTAAGGAAATGGGAATGAAATTAAGTGACAATAATCCGGCCATCGCTGACCTTAGTGACCCCAACAGACCTGCAAAACTCGGAGAAAAATACAGCGAACTGTATGATAATGACTGGACAGACGCTTTGGAGAAATTGATTGATCTTGGTGGCGGTGAGGAGGCTTCAATCAGAGTGCTACTAAATGCTCTCAGG ACATGCTACAGGGTGTGTGTGGAACTCTCCGATAAGCAGATGGTGTCCCTGCAGAACATGTTACTTAATCCAGTCTTACCG GAAACATCTAGAACAGCATGGACAGATGTCGGCAGTCCTAATATGTCCAAAGCTGCGCTAAAACAGCTGAAAGAGTGTAGGAAGGAAATAATAGGGGACGCCGTGATGGAACGTATCTCG GAACACGCAATAACACAGTGTGGAGGTCAGGCATACCACATCCCCGGTTTTATCAAGAAGTGCACTGAACTTTGCTGGTTGATGTGTCTGCAAGACCCTCCTGTTGTGCTTGATGCCGACGCGACAGTTGGCGAAACTTTCAACCCTGACATGTTCAAACCGTACACCAATACGGGAACAATCGTGTCATTCAATGTGTGGCCGCCATTACTACTCCACCAGAACGGGGCACTCCTTGTGAAGGGCATTGTGCAGCCAATTAGAGAGGTGCGACGGAGAAAGCCACCCCAAAAGGACACACCAGCTTCCACATCGGCATCGGGTTTCAGTAAGACGACCTATACGCCATCTAGCACTCAGTGGTCTTCTTCATCCGTATATGATCTTTTCACAACGACACAAGGAGCAGGATCATCGGTGGTACCACAGGCAACAGCGGCATGGACCAGTCCTGCGGCCACCAATCAGACTTATATGACTTCTGCATCATTTCACCCCACCCAGTCCACCACAGCTACCCAGAGCTATCACCAGGTAACAACAACGCAAGCAAATCAAGCATTTggtacacaacaacaacaacaacaacaacaacaattagCAACTCCACGTAATGTACCGCCGTACAGAGTTGTCTGGCATGACGGTAGACAATTGGCAGAAAGTAACGGCAAATATTACCTTTTAAATGTATTCCAGAAACATTATGGAATCGATGAGAGTTCTTGCTGA